A window of Streptomyces gilvosporeus contains these coding sequences:
- the treZ gene encoding malto-oligosyltrehalose trehalohydrolase has product MLFEVWAPSAEHVTLQWAGARAGEPPLPLERDTERDGWWRATAPARDGDRYAYRLDGGPPLPDPRAARLPDGPGGPAAVVDHTRFPWRHPWPGRPLPGAVLYELHIGTYTPEGTFDAAAERLAHLADLGITHVSLLPVCPFPGRHGWGYDGIAPWAVHEPYGGPDGLKRFVDAAHGHGLGVVLDVVHNHLGPSGNLLPSFGPYFTDTHHTPWGTAVNLDAPGSDEVRHYFIGSALAWLRDYRIDGLRLDAVHALHDSRARHFLTDLSAAVDALAGHLRRPLFLIAESDRNDPLTTAPRASGGHGLHAQWNDDFHHALHTALTGESQGYYADFARAPLAALAKTLTSGFFHDGTYSSFRGRTHGAPLDPRRTPPYRLLCYAQTHDQIGNRALGDRLAATLSPGLLACAAALVLCAPFTPMLFMGEEWGARTPWQYFTDHTDPQLAEAVRAGRRREFAAHDWGGTDADWPDPQDPATRDRCVLDWSEPDGAPHAALLAWHRTLLRLRRELPALTDPDPARTQVLHDEKARWLSLRRGPVHVAVNLSPDSAATIPLGTPTGPAPHLRVLAAWGDGDGDGGEGSAGDGVVRVGAESVVVVGEKSVQGGYSDVGEIP; this is encoded by the coding sequence GTGCTGTTCGAGGTGTGGGCGCCGAGCGCCGAACACGTCACGCTCCAGTGGGCGGGCGCCCGGGCCGGCGAACCGCCGCTCCCTCTGGAGCGCGATACGGAACGCGACGGCTGGTGGCGCGCGACCGCGCCGGCCCGCGACGGCGACCGCTACGCCTACCGACTCGACGGCGGCCCGCCGTTGCCCGATCCGCGCGCCGCCCGGCTGCCGGACGGCCCCGGCGGCCCCGCGGCGGTCGTCGACCACACCCGCTTCCCCTGGCGGCACCCGTGGCCCGGCCGCCCGCTGCCCGGTGCGGTCCTCTACGAACTGCACATCGGCACGTACACCCCCGAGGGCACCTTCGACGCCGCCGCCGAACGCCTCGCGCACCTGGCGGATCTGGGGATCACCCATGTCTCCCTGCTGCCGGTGTGCCCGTTCCCCGGCCGGCACGGCTGGGGCTACGACGGGATCGCGCCCTGGGCGGTCCATGAACCGTACGGCGGGCCGGACGGGCTCAAGCGGTTCGTGGACGCCGCGCACGGACACGGCCTCGGGGTCGTCCTCGACGTCGTCCACAACCACCTCGGCCCCTCCGGCAACCTCCTCCCCTCCTTCGGGCCGTACTTCACCGACACCCACCACACGCCCTGGGGGACGGCGGTCAATCTCGACGCCCCCGGCTCCGACGAGGTGCGTCACTACTTCATCGGCAGCGCGCTCGCCTGGCTGCGCGACTACCGGATCGACGGACTGCGGCTGGATGCGGTGCACGCGCTGCACGACTCCCGCGCCCGGCACTTCCTCACGGACCTGTCCGCCGCCGTGGACGCGCTGGCCGGCCATCTGCGGCGGCCGCTGTTCCTAATCGCCGAGTCCGACCGCAACGATCCGCTCACCACGGCACCACGGGCGAGCGGCGGCCACGGCCTGCACGCCCAGTGGAACGACGACTTCCACCACGCCCTGCACACCGCCCTCACCGGCGAATCCCAGGGCTATTACGCCGACTTCGCCCGCGCCCCGCTCGCCGCCCTCGCCAAGACCCTGACCAGCGGCTTCTTCCACGACGGTACATATTCCAGCTTCCGCGGCCGCACCCACGGCGCCCCGCTCGACCCGCGCCGCACGCCCCCGTACCGGCTGCTGTGCTACGCCCAGACCCACGACCAGATCGGCAACCGCGCGCTCGGCGACCGCCTCGCGGCCACCCTCTCCCCCGGCCTGCTGGCCTGCGCCGCCGCGCTGGTCCTGTGCGCGCCCTTCACCCCGATGCTCTTCATGGGCGAGGAGTGGGGCGCCCGGACGCCCTGGCAGTACTTCACCGACCATACGGATCCGCAGCTGGCGGAGGCGGTACGGGCCGGCCGCCGCCGGGAGTTCGCCGCCCACGACTGGGGCGGTACGGATGCCGACTGGCCCGACCCGCAGGATCCGGCCACCCGTGACCGCTGCGTCCTCGACTGGTCCGAACCCGACGGCGCACCGCATGCCGCCCTGCTCGCCTGGCACCGGACCCTGCTCCGCCTGCGACGCGAACTCCCGGCACTGACGGATCCGGATCCGGCCCGCACCCAGGTGCTCCACGACGAGAAGGCCCGCTGGCTCTCCCTACGGCGCGGGCCCGTCCACGTGGCTGTGAACCTGTCACCCGACTCGGCGGCCACCATCCCGCTCGGCACCCCCACCGGGCCCGCGCCGCACCTGCGCGTCCTGGCGGCTTGGGGCGATGGGGACGGGGACGGTGGGGAGGGGTCCGCCGGGGACGGGGTGGTGCGGGTGGGGGCGGAATCGGTGGTGGTCGTGGGGGAAAAATCGGTCCAGGGGGGATATTCCGATGTAGGGGAAATCCCCTAG
- a CDS encoding glyceraldehyde-3-phosphate dehydrogenase: MTVNDDSFTNWKNREEIAESMIPLIGKLHRERDVTVLLHSRSLVNKSVVSILKTHRFARQIAGAELSVTETLPFLQALTTLDLGPSQIDIGMLAATYRTDDRGLSVEDFTAQAVAGATGDNKIERAEGRDVVLYGFGRIGRLVARLLIEKAGSGNGLRLRALVVRKGGDQDIVKRASLLRRDSIHGQFQGTITVDEANSTIVANGNEIKVIYANDPTEIDYTAYGIKDAILIDNTGKWRDREGLSKHLRPGIDKVVLTAPGKGDVPNIVHGVNHDMIKPDEQILSCASCTTNAIVPPLKAMEDEYGVLRGHVETVHSFTNDQNLLDNYHKSDRRGRSAPLNMVITETGAASAVAKALPDLKAKITGSSIRVPVPDVSIAILNLQLARETTREEVLDYLRDVSLTSPLKRQIDFISAPDAVSNDFIGSRHASIVDAGATKVEGDNAILYLWYDNEFGYSCQVIRVVQHVSGVEYPTFPAPAV, encoded by the coding sequence GTGACTGTCAACGACGACTCGTTCACCAACTGGAAGAACCGCGAGGAGATCGCGGAGTCGATGATCCCGCTCATCGGGAAGCTGCACCGGGAGCGGGACGTCACGGTCCTGCTGCACAGCCGCTCCTTGGTGAACAAGTCGGTGGTCAGCATTCTCAAGACCCACCGGTTCGCCCGGCAGATCGCCGGCGCGGAGCTCTCGGTCACCGAGACGCTGCCGTTCCTCCAGGCGCTCACCACGCTCGATCTCGGCCCCTCGCAGATCGACATCGGCATGCTCGCCGCGACGTACAGGACCGATGACCGCGGTCTCTCGGTGGAGGACTTCACCGCCCAGGCCGTCGCCGGTGCCACGGGCGACAACAAGATCGAGCGCGCCGAGGGGCGCGATGTCGTCCTGTACGGCTTCGGCCGCATCGGCCGCCTCGTCGCCCGTCTGCTGATCGAGAAGGCCGGCTCCGGCAACGGCCTGCGGCTGCGCGCCCTCGTCGTCCGCAAGGGCGGCGACCAGGACATCGTCAAGCGCGCCTCACTGCTGCGCCGCGACTCCATCCACGGGCAGTTCCAGGGCACGATCACCGTCGACGAGGCGAACAGCACGATCGTCGCCAACGGCAACGAGATCAAGGTGATCTACGCCAACGACCCGACGGAGATCGACTACACGGCGTACGGCATCAAGGACGCCATCCTCATCGACAACACCGGCAAGTGGCGCGACCGCGAGGGCCTCTCCAAGCACCTGCGCCCCGGTATCGACAAGGTCGTCCTGACCGCCCCGGGCAAGGGCGATGTCCCGAACATCGTCCACGGCGTCAACCACGACATGATCAAGCCGGACGAGCAGATCCTGTCCTGCGCCTCGTGCACCACCAACGCGATCGTCCCGCCGCTGAAGGCGATGGAAGACGAGTACGGCGTCCTGCGCGGCCACGTCGAGACGGTCCACTCGTTCACCAACGACCAGAACCTGCTGGACAATTACCACAAGTCCGACCGTCGCGGCCGCTCGGCGCCGCTCAACATGGTCATCACCGAGACGGGTGCCGCCTCCGCCGTCGCCAAGGCGCTGCCCGACCTCAAGGCGAAGATCACCGGCAGCTCCATCCGCGTGCCGGTGCCGGACGTCTCGATCGCGATCCTCAACCTCCAGCTCGCCCGTGAGACCACCCGCGAGGAGGTCCTCGACTACCTCCGTGACGTCTCGCTGACCTCGCCGCTCAAGCGCCAGATCGACTTCATCAGCGCCCCGGACGCGGTGTCGAACGACTTCATCGGCTCGCGCCACGCCTCGATCGTCGACGCCGGCGCCACCAAGGTCGAGGGCGACAACGCGATCCTCTACCTCTGGTACGACAACGAGTTCGGCTACTCCTGCCAGGTCATCCGCGTCGTCCAGCACGTCTCCGGGGTGGAGTACCCGACGTTCCCGGCGCCGGCGGTCTGA
- a CDS encoding GNAT family N-acetyltransferase, with amino-acid sequence MTGAGSARVRRARVADLAHLANLASEHAAYEGATPPPTDLARRLATLLFGTENPRLRCFVAELDDGDIIGYATCAPEVSTWDGAEYLHMDCLFLREGHRGRKVGPLLMEAVLAEARALGLGQIQWQTPPWNADAIRFYDRLGAQAKEKVRYHLSVG; translated from the coding sequence GTGACGGGAGCCGGTTCGGCCAGGGTGCGCCGCGCACGCGTCGCCGATCTTGCACATCTCGCCAACCTGGCGTCCGAGCACGCCGCCTACGAGGGGGCGACGCCCCCGCCGACCGACCTGGCCCGGCGGCTGGCGACGCTGCTGTTCGGTACGGAGAATCCTCGACTGCGGTGCTTCGTCGCGGAGTTGGACGACGGCGACATCATCGGGTACGCCACGTGCGCTCCGGAGGTGTCCACCTGGGACGGGGCAGAGTACCTCCACATGGATTGTCTGTTCCTGCGCGAGGGCCACCGGGGCCGGAAGGTCGGCCCCCTGCTGATGGAGGCCGTGCTGGCCGAAGCACGTGCGCTGGGACTCGGCCAGATCCAGTGGCAGACCCCGCCCTGGAACGCGGACGCGATCAGGTTCTACGACCGGTTGGGAGCCCAGGCGAAGGAGAAGGTGCGGTACCACCTGTCAGTGGGCTGA
- a CDS encoding 4'-phosphopantetheinyl transferase family protein has translation MIEKLLPAPIATAESFEDLPLSEMYPEEWALVENAVPKRQKEFGTVRGCARTALSHFGIDPAPILPGPGRAPRWPDGIVGALTHCNGYRAAAVARARDILTVGLDAEPNQPINDPGVLDLVALPEERAQLRHLAKVEPEVCWDRLLFSAKESVYKAWYPLTGRWLGFEDALLTLDPTDATFTARLLVPGARVDGAELTEFSGRWMVESGFVVTAVVMGR, from the coding sequence ATGATCGAAAAACTGCTGCCGGCGCCCATCGCGACGGCCGAGTCCTTCGAGGACCTCCCGCTGTCCGAGATGTACCCGGAGGAGTGGGCGCTGGTCGAGAACGCGGTGCCCAAGCGGCAGAAGGAGTTCGGCACCGTACGCGGCTGCGCCCGCACCGCACTGTCGCACTTCGGCATCGACCCCGCCCCGATACTCCCCGGCCCCGGCCGCGCCCCCCGATGGCCGGACGGCATCGTCGGCGCGCTGACCCACTGCAACGGCTACCGCGCGGCGGCGGTGGCCCGCGCGCGGGACATACTGACCGTCGGCCTGGACGCCGAGCCCAACCAGCCCATCAACGACCCCGGGGTGCTCGACCTCGTCGCCCTCCCCGAGGAACGCGCCCAGCTCCGCCACCTGGCGAAGGTGGAGCCCGAAGTCTGCTGGGACCGCCTGCTGTTCAGCGCCAAGGAGAGCGTCTACAAGGCGTGGTACCCGCTCACCGGCCGCTGGCTGGGCTTCGAGGACGCCCTCCTCACCCTCGACCCCACCGACGCCACCTTCACCGCCCGCCTCCTCGTGCCCGGAGCTCGGGTCGACGGGGCAGAGCTCACCGAATTCAGCGGGCGGTGGATGGTGGAGTCGGGGTTTGTGGTGACGGCGGTGGTGATGGGGCGGTAG
- a CDS encoding PucR family transcriptional regulator, which yields MPLHLSDLLSRPDLNLSVAYDVPPQLLARTIEAATVSDLLTPGKWLQGGELLMTIGLLLPMEPAACRAYVRDVAEGGAACLALGLGQGLPYQEAPEPLVRAAREAGLPLLTVPDEVPFIAVTKAVFDARADEQRAVLHRAFATQRRLTAAAAGDGLRPMLEEWTAATGVGAAVLDPLGRLLAAGERGAGPPPAEARDLIERVAARGLRGSASSTAAGRQLEVQPLGARRLRGLLLLTGHPDDAARSVVPGLVSLLSLELERRHLRDEPERRRRSALLSELLAEEEPTGGRARDILASAGLTAERVRGVAVEPAGTGRSAPSPPESAIADMAADLALAMPGGLVRVSGTVVEAVVGEDLDTREVLGRFAPRCPAGIGPAVAPEAVRVSLRQATGLLAVSRSSGAPAEARESQASKLLLDLGDRRTLHGYADTVLGPLDLADNGEELIATLAAWLETGGAWDATSRRLGVHRHTVRNRLDKVMALTGRRLDDPDDRFDLWLAARIRRGGPPAVL from the coding sequence ATGCCCCTGCATCTGTCGGACCTCCTGTCCCGGCCCGACCTGAACCTCTCGGTCGCCTATGACGTGCCGCCGCAGCTGCTGGCGCGCACCATCGAAGCGGCGACCGTCTCGGACCTGCTGACTCCGGGCAAGTGGCTCCAGGGCGGTGAGCTGCTGATGACCATCGGCCTGCTGCTGCCGATGGAGCCGGCCGCCTGCCGGGCGTATGTCCGGGACGTGGCCGAGGGCGGCGCGGCGTGTCTGGCGCTGGGGCTCGGGCAGGGGCTGCCGTACCAGGAGGCGCCCGAGCCCCTGGTCCGGGCGGCGCGGGAGGCCGGGCTGCCGCTGCTGACGGTGCCGGACGAGGTGCCGTTCATCGCCGTGACCAAGGCCGTTTTCGATGCGCGGGCCGATGAGCAGCGCGCGGTGCTGCACCGGGCGTTCGCCACCCAGCGGCGGCTGACCGCCGCGGCGGCCGGGGACGGGCTGCGGCCGATGCTGGAGGAGTGGACGGCCGCGACGGGGGTGGGCGCGGCGGTGCTCGACCCGCTCGGGCGGCTGCTCGCGGCGGGTGAGCGGGGGGCCGGTCCGCCGCCGGCGGAGGCGCGGGATCTGATCGAGCGGGTCGCGGCGCGGGGGCTGCGCGGCAGCGCGTCCAGTACGGCCGCGGGGCGGCAGCTGGAGGTCCAGCCACTGGGCGCGCGGCGGCTGCGCGGCCTGCTGCTGCTCACCGGGCACCCCGACGACGCCGCCCGTTCGGTCGTACCGGGTCTGGTCTCCCTGCTCTCGCTGGAGCTGGAGCGCCGCCATCTGCGCGATGAGCCGGAGCGTCGCCGCAGGTCGGCGCTGCTGTCGGAACTGCTGGCCGAGGAGGAGCCGACGGGCGGCCGGGCCCGCGACATCCTGGCCTCGGCCGGCCTGACCGCGGAACGGGTGCGCGGTGTGGCGGTGGAGCCCGCGGGAACGGGCCGGAGCGCGCCGTCGCCCCCGGAGAGCGCCATCGCCGATATGGCCGCGGACCTGGCGCTGGCGATGCCCGGGGGCCTGGTCAGGGTGAGCGGCACGGTCGTCGAGGCGGTCGTCGGCGAGGATCTGGACACCCGCGAGGTGCTCGGCCGGTTCGCGCCGCGCTGCCCGGCCGGGATCGGTCCGGCGGTGGCCCCGGAGGCCGTACGGGTCTCGCTGCGGCAGGCGACCGGGCTGCTCGCGGTGAGCCGTTCGAGCGGCGCGCCGGCCGAGGCCCGGGAGAGTCAGGCCAGCAAGCTGCTGCTCGATCTGGGCGACCGCCGCACGCTGCACGGCTATGCCGACACCGTGCTCGGCCCGCTCGATCTGGCCGACAACGGCGAGGAGTTGATCGCCACTCTGGCGGCCTGGCTGGAGACCGGCGGCGCCTGGGACGCCACCAGCCGCCGCCTCGGCGTCCACCGCCACACCGTACGCAACCGCCTCGACAAGGTCATGGCCCTCACCGGCCGCCGCCTGGACGATCCCGACGACCGCTTCGACCTGTGGCTGGCCGCTCGCATCCGCCGCGGGGGGCCGCCGGCCGTCCTCTGA
- a CDS encoding FHA domain-containing protein, which produces MTSLEFPAGPMRPSDADRERALDLLRDGAAQGRLSQDTFLRRLELVLTAQQHSDLALATADLENRGKLQGAVLRTVGRVSAFHIRVRRAWRMERLPKLLLPEPGPFPLLIGRAPGVGLRLNHETVSRAHAELRSAGSGWMLRDLGSTNGTCVNGRRVVGEVPVGPGDHITFGRVDYVLTER; this is translated from the coding sequence ATGACTTCGCTCGAGTTCCCCGCAGGGCCGATGCGCCCGTCCGACGCGGACCGGGAACGCGCTCTCGACCTGCTGCGCGACGGCGCGGCGCAGGGACGCCTGTCCCAGGACACCTTTCTGCGTCGGCTGGAACTCGTCCTCACCGCCCAGCAGCACTCCGATCTCGCCCTGGCCACCGCTGACTTGGAGAACCGGGGCAAGCTCCAGGGCGCGGTCCTGCGCACGGTCGGCCGGGTGTCGGCGTTCCACATCAGGGTGCGCCGGGCCTGGCGCATGGAGCGACTGCCGAAGCTGCTGCTGCCGGAGCCGGGCCCGTTCCCGCTGCTCATAGGGCGGGCGCCGGGCGTGGGCCTGCGGCTCAACCACGAGACGGTCTCCCGCGCGCACGCCGAACTGCGCAGCGCCGGCAGCGGCTGGATGCTGCGCGACCTCGGCTCCACCAACGGCACCTGCGTCAACGGGCGCCGCGTGGTGGGCGAGGTGCCCGTGGGGCCGGGCGATCACATCACGTTCGGGCGGGTGGACTACGTCCTGACGGAGCGTTGA
- the otr(A) gene encoding tetracycline resistance ribosomal protection protein Otr(A), translating into MAPSHLPARFPAHTLNIGILAHVDAGKTSLTERLLFDAGVIDRLGSVDAGDTRTDTGALERQRGITIRSAVASFTVGDVQINLIDTPGHSDFIAEVERALGVLDGAVLLLSAVEGVQARTRVLMKTLRRLRLPTLLFVNKIDRVGARGEPLLADIRRLLVPVPVAMTSVTGLGTPGARAVPYDLRDKRARNRVAEAVAEADDAMLARVVEGPPPSAQRVRAALTARTADGSLHPVYFGSALGGQGVGALTEGMAGLIPPAPVAAGGPPRGTVFAVHQPPGGERTAHVRLYEGVLRPRQQITLHRRTADGGRAALRGRITSLEVVGRPPGAPEPLTPGHIAVIRGLPGIRTGDRLGELRDSDDALFASPTLETVVRAHDPAHAAVLRAALLALADQDPLLQARPADGGATSVLLHGEVQKEIIAATLHDEYGIAAHFTPSRVVCVERPCGVGEASYEIAKRGHSGHWATVGLRVEPGAYGSGPVFAYETELGALPHGFHQAIEETVLATLRQGPRGWAVTDCRVVLTRSGFVGPMSTAGDFRAVTPGVLLRALRRAGTRRYEPYHAFEAELPSDALAAVTARLAALDAELGETTGGVTGGTTGGEGNWRVRGTLPARHVREAEGMLPGLTHGEGVWTSHPSGDRAVRGDAGGGDGAAQRSVRT; encoded by the coding sequence ATGGCTCCTTCGCACCTTCCTGCGCGGTTCCCTGCGCACACCCTCAACATCGGGATTCTCGCCCACGTCGACGCGGGTAAGACCAGCCTCACCGAGCGGCTGCTGTTCGACGCCGGTGTCATCGACCGGCTCGGCAGCGTCGACGCCGGTGACACCCGTACGGACACCGGCGCGCTGGAGCGGCAGCGCGGTATCACCATCCGCTCCGCCGTCGCCTCCTTCACCGTCGGCGACGTCCAGATCAACCTCATCGACACCCCCGGCCACTCCGACTTCATCGCCGAGGTCGAACGCGCCCTGGGGGTGCTCGACGGCGCCGTCCTGCTGCTGTCCGCGGTGGAGGGCGTCCAGGCCAGGACCCGGGTCCTGATGAAGACGCTGCGGCGGCTGCGGCTGCCCACCCTGCTGTTCGTCAACAAGATCGACCGGGTCGGCGCCCGGGGCGAGCCGCTGCTGGCGGACATCCGTCGGCTGCTGGTCCCCGTGCCCGTAGCGATGACGTCGGTGACCGGGCTCGGCACCCCGGGGGCCCGCGCGGTGCCGTACGACCTGCGGGATAAGCGGGCCAGGAACCGGGTCGCCGAGGCGGTGGCCGAGGCGGATGACGCGATGCTCGCCCGGGTGGTGGAGGGGCCGCCGCCGTCCGCACAGCGGGTGCGCGCGGCGCTGACCGCCCGTACGGCCGACGGATCGCTGCACCCGGTGTACTTCGGTTCGGCGCTCGGCGGGCAGGGGGTCGGCGCGCTGACCGAGGGGATGGCGGGGCTGATTCCGCCGGCTCCTGTGGCAGCGGGCGGGCCGCCGCGGGGCACGGTGTTCGCCGTGCACCAGCCGCCTGGCGGCGAGCGGACGGCCCATGTCCGGCTCTACGAGGGCGTGTTGCGGCCGCGTCAGCAGATCACCCTGCACCGGCGCACGGCGGACGGCGGACGGGCCGCGCTACGGGGGCGGATCACGTCCCTGGAGGTCGTCGGGCGGCCGCCGGGTGCCCCGGAGCCGCTCACCCCGGGCCATATCGCGGTGATCCGCGGACTGCCCGGCATCCGTACCGGCGACCGCCTCGGTGAGCTGCGGGATTCCGACGACGCGCTGTTCGCCTCGCCCACCCTGGAGACCGTCGTCCGGGCACACGACCCGGCGCACGCCGCCGTCCTGCGCGCCGCGCTGCTGGCGCTGGCCGACCAGGACCCGCTGCTCCAGGCGCGCCCCGCGGACGGCGGCGCGACCTCGGTGCTGCTGCACGGCGAGGTGCAGAAGGAGATCATCGCGGCCACGCTGCACGACGAGTACGGCATCGCGGCTCACTTCACGCCGAGCCGGGTGGTGTGTGTGGAGCGGCCCTGCGGGGTCGGCGAGGCGTCGTACGAGATCGCCAAGCGGGGCCACAGCGGGCACTGGGCGACGGTCGGGCTGCGCGTCGAGCCGGGTGCCTACGGTTCCGGCCCGGTCTTCGCCTACGAGACCGAACTGGGCGCGTTGCCGCACGGCTTCCACCAGGCCATCGAGGAGACGGTCCTGGCGACGCTGCGGCAGGGGCCGAGGGGGTGGGCGGTGACGGACTGCCGGGTGGTGCTGACCCGCTCCGGGTTCGTGGGGCCGATGAGCACCGCCGGCGACTTCCGCGCGGTCACCCCGGGCGTGCTGCTACGGGCGCTGCGCCGGGCCGGGACCCGCCGCTACGAGCCGTATCACGCCTTCGAGGCGGAGCTGCCGTCCGATGCGCTGGCAGCGGTCACCGCCCGGCTCGCCGCGCTGGACGCGGAACTCGGCGAGACGACGGGCGGAGTGACGGGCGGGACGACGGGCGGAGAGGGGAACTGGCGGGTGCGCGGGACCCTCCCGGCGCGCCATGTCCGGGAGGCCGAGGGAATGCTGCCCGGTCTGACGCACGGTGAGGGCGTGTGGACCTCCCATCCTTCGGGGGACCGGGCGGTGCGCGGGGATGCGGGCGGCGGGGACGGCGCCGCTCAACGCTCCGTCAGGACGTAG
- a CDS encoding metallophosphoesterase family protein yields the protein MAYEIRSIPRDAAPAPAPGPAPGRAPGRGKLVAVSDLHVRYDENRDIVERLHPESDDDWLLIAGDVGEYTADIRWALTLLSSRFAKVVWVPGNHELWTPSEDPVQLRGVARYQHLVGICRELGVLTPEDPYPVWEGEGGPVVIAPLFLLYDYSFRMPGLATKDAALAAAEEAGVVCTDEFFLHPDPYPTREAWCRARVTATEARLAAVPEGLPTILINHWPLVREPTRPLWHPEFALWCGTEESADWPRRFRAATVVYGHLHIPRLLICDGVPHQEVSLGYPREWRRRSAAPGRPVQILPATATAVSDPTGTHA from the coding sequence ATGGCTTATGAGATCCGCAGCATTCCCCGGGACGCCGCCCCGGCGCCCGCCCCCGGTCCGGCGCCGGGCCGTGCCCCCGGGCGCGGCAAGTTGGTGGCGGTCAGCGATCTGCACGTCCGGTACGACGAGAACCGTGACATCGTCGAGCGGCTGCACCCGGAGTCCGACGACGACTGGCTGCTGATCGCCGGCGATGTCGGCGAGTACACCGCCGACATCCGCTGGGCGCTCACCCTGCTCAGCAGCCGCTTCGCCAAGGTGGTGTGGGTGCCGGGCAACCATGAACTGTGGACGCCGAGCGAGGACCCGGTACAGCTGCGCGGCGTCGCCCGCTACCAACATCTCGTCGGCATCTGCCGGGAGTTGGGCGTGCTGACTCCGGAGGATCCCTACCCCGTCTGGGAGGGCGAGGGCGGCCCGGTCGTCATCGCCCCGCTCTTCCTCCTCTACGACTACAGCTTCCGCATGCCGGGACTGGCCACCAAGGACGCCGCCCTGGCCGCCGCCGAAGAGGCCGGTGTGGTCTGCACCGACGAGTTCTTCCTCCACCCCGACCCGTACCCGACGCGCGAGGCGTGGTGCCGGGCGCGGGTGACGGCCACCGAGGCCAGACTCGCCGCCGTCCCCGAGGGGTTGCCCACCATCCTCATCAACCACTGGCCGCTGGTCCGCGAACCCACCCGGCCCCTGTGGCACCCGGAGTTCGCGCTGTGGTGCGGCACCGAGGAGAGCGCCGACTGGCCGCGCCGCTTCCGGGCCGCGACCGTGGTCTACGGCCATCTCCACATCCCCCGGTTGCTGATCTGCGACGGCGTGCCCCACCAGGAGGTCTCGCTCGGCTATCCGCGCGAGTGGCGCCGCCGCTCCGCCGCACCGGGCCGCCCGGTGCAGATCCTGCCCGCCACGGCCACGGCCGTCTCCGACCCCACCGGAACCCACGCATGA
- a CDS encoding thioesterase II family protein, with translation MTISATRQNDWLRRFHPAPQARMRLVCFPHAGGSASYYFPMSAALSPAVEVAAVQYPGRQDRRREPRIEDIGELADRIDAELRADGDGAGLPMAFFGHSMGAVLAFEVALRVERRGERGPVRVFASGRRAPGRFRSDTVHQEPDALLIEEIRRLGGTDSRWLEDDELKAVVLPVIRSDYRAVERYRSRPDAVIDAPVTVLTGDADPHTTLEEAEAWRAHTRGDFALSTFSGGHFFLERHQAAVIDTVTEALGPYLEPR, from the coding sequence GTGACCATTTCGGCAACGCGGCAGAACGACTGGCTGCGCCGCTTTCATCCCGCTCCGCAGGCCCGGATGCGCCTGGTGTGCTTTCCGCATGCGGGCGGGTCTGCGAGTTACTACTTCCCGATGTCGGCTGCGCTGTCCCCAGCCGTGGAAGTGGCGGCCGTGCAGTACCCGGGTCGGCAGGACCGCAGGCGGGAACCGCGCATCGAGGACATCGGCGAACTCGCGGACCGGATCGACGCGGAGCTGCGGGCCGATGGCGACGGCGCCGGTCTGCCGATGGCGTTCTTCGGCCACAGCATGGGCGCGGTGCTGGCCTTCGAGGTGGCGCTGCGGGTGGAACGCCGGGGCGAGCGCGGCCCGGTCCGGGTGTTCGCCTCGGGACGTCGAGCGCCCGGCCGATTCCGCTCCGACACCGTCCACCAGGAGCCGGATGCCCTGCTGATCGAGGAGATCCGACGGCTGGGCGGCACGGATTCCCGGTGGCTGGAGGACGACGAGCTGAAGGCCGTGGTACTGCCGGTGATCCGCAGCGACTATCGGGCGGTGGAGCGGTACCGGAGCAGGCCGGACGCGGTGATCGATGCCCCCGTCACCGTCCTGACCGGCGACGCGGATCCGCACACCACCCTGGAGGAGGCGGAAGCCTGGCGGGCGCACACCCGCGGCGATTTCGCGCTGTCCACGTTCAGCGGCGGGCACTTCTTCCTGGAGCGGCACCAAGCCGCGGTGATCGACACGGTGACCGAGGCACTGGGGCCGTACCTGGAGCCGCGGTAG